From the genome of Vulpes lagopus strain Blue_001 chromosome 2, ASM1834538v1, whole genome shotgun sequence, one region includes:
- the LOC121485337 gene encoding ATP synthase subunit f, mitochondrial-like encodes MGSSIPVKEKKLMEVKVGELPGWILMRDLTPKGSAGAFQRGYYRYYNKYINVKEGGVAGISMVLVACVLFNYCRSYKELTHERLHKYH; translated from the coding sequence ATGGGGTCATCCATACcagtgaaagaaaagaagctcATGGAGGTGAAAGTAGGAGAGCTGCCAGGCTGGATATTGATGCGGGACCTCACCCCTAAGGGCAGTGCTGGAGCATTTCAAAGAGGTTACTACCGGTATTACAACAAGTATATCAATGTGAAGGAAGGGGGTGTTGCTGGGATTTCTATGGTGCTGGTTGCTTGTGTGCTTTTCAACTACTGTCGTTCTTACAAGGAGCTCACACATGAACGGCTTCACAAGTACCACTGA